The bacterium genome includes a window with the following:
- a CDS encoding T9SS type A sorting domain-containing protein has product MNRFVLVLLTFAVVNSAVLASATKPMRNVKPVDGRETPAFEHIPDPSTYGPHRDALDDLVGTAYVAGNTWYDYQHNGTSGKMIGVDELGFVHVVWMRAEDASFNDRHAYYNVWDPATESFTIEQGQADGSTRGGYVSLAVKPNGFAFPGFHQEIVQNGTAHTAASFDLVARAGAMTGSEPTYLFENNEEMEIIWPKTAMDRHGKLHLVSTENPASGQAGDPQRIYYSRGVPQFDGDFCVDILWEPVSGGAHFREMDTVMVIAPDIACSRYTDRVVIAWTKSRDTLDNNPTQYNNDVVYSISEDGGLNWAPEINVTNFAYPDWDCASGDTLQCDADTFRAYTDCSVLLDEDDDVHIAFMTTHYYSLEGTISRYSSQIWHWGSDSGYVSPIFAVDATYGDTNWAADLGDWQYVLQRPNLAIDPITNHLYCCFVLADSDNWSNIGIPMQDVWISKSWNEGVAWTQAVNVTNTNTGQFVEVGESAHERDATLAETVTQYNGESFLHLSYIFDRDAGGAVGDNPTGSPTDNPVHYQRININDIPNMPLWPNNSPVLHVDSTDMPPLVTSSVDNGRPGVPSQFTLHQNYPNPFNPSTTIQFDLAQSARVTLKVFNVLGEEVATLLNSSPLEPGVQAVNFDGSSLASGVYLYRLEVNGLMQSRKMVLMK; this is encoded by the coding sequence ATGAATCGGTTCGTTTTAGTTCTTTTGACGTTCGCGGTGGTGAACTCGGCTGTTCTCGCCTCGGCTACCAAGCCAATGCGAAATGTAAAGCCGGTTGATGGCCGTGAAACCCCCGCCTTCGAGCACATTCCAGATCCTTCAACGTATGGTCCCCACCGCGATGCGTTGGATGATTTGGTCGGCACAGCGTATGTTGCCGGAAACACGTGGTACGATTATCAGCATAATGGTACCTCAGGGAAAATGATCGGTGTCGACGAACTCGGGTTTGTACATGTCGTGTGGATGCGAGCGGAAGACGCAAGCTTCAACGACAGACACGCCTATTACAATGTCTGGGATCCAGCAACAGAGTCCTTTACGATTGAACAGGGCCAAGCCGACGGTTCAACTCGAGGCGGATATGTCTCCCTTGCCGTGAAGCCCAACGGTTTTGCCTTTCCTGGCTTTCATCAGGAGATTGTCCAAAATGGTACTGCGCATACCGCCGCGAGCTTTGACCTTGTTGCGCGGGCCGGCGCGATGACGGGATCGGAGCCAACCTATCTCTTCGAGAACAATGAGGAGATGGAGATTATCTGGCCAAAGACCGCGATGGATAGACACGGCAAGCTCCATTTGGTGTCAACGGAGAACCCGGCCAGCGGACAGGCTGGCGATCCGCAGCGTATCTACTATTCCCGCGGAGTTCCACAATTTGACGGAGACTTCTGTGTGGACATTCTCTGGGAACCCGTTTCGGGTGGTGCGCACTTCCGAGAAATGGATACCGTCATGGTCATCGCACCTGACATTGCCTGTTCACGCTACACAGATCGCGTTGTAATTGCCTGGACAAAGAGCCGGGACACGCTTGACAACAATCCGACTCAGTACAATAATGATGTCGTTTACTCGATTTCTGAAGACGGCGGACTCAACTGGGCACCGGAAATCAACGTAACGAACTTCGCTTATCCGGATTGGGATTGCGCCTCCGGTGATACGCTGCAATGCGATGCCGATACATTCCGCGCCTACACGGACTGTTCGGTCCTGTTGGACGAGGACGACGACGTGCACATTGCCTTCATGACAACGCACTACTATTCGCTTGAAGGTACGATCTCGCGATACTCGTCGCAAATCTGGCATTGGGGCAGCGACTCGGGTTACGTCTCACCAATTTTCGCGGTTGATGCCACCTATGGTGATACGAACTGGGCGGCCGATCTGGGTGATTGGCAGTATGTGCTTCAGCGTCCAAACCTCGCGATTGACCCGATTACGAATCATCTCTATTGCTGTTTCGTTCTGGCCGATTCCGATAACTGGTCGAACATCGGCATCCCGATGCAGGATGTCTGGATTTCCAAATCATGGAATGAAGGCGTTGCTTGGACACAGGCTGTAAACGTTACGAACACCAATACGGGTCAATTCGTGGAAGTAGGCGAAAGTGCACACGAACGTGACGCGACGCTTGCCGAGACAGTCACGCAATACAATGGCGAAAGCTTCTTGCACCTGAGCTACATCTTCGACCGCGATGCGGGAGGGGCTGTCGGCGATAACCCGACCGGTTCGCCAACCGACAATCCGGTGCATTATCAGCGAATTAACATAAACGACATCCCGAACATGCCGCTCTGGCCAAATAACTCGCCAGTATTGCATGTGGACTCTACCGATATGCCGCCCCTCGTGACAAGTTCGGTGGATAACGGTCGACCGGGAGTTCCAAGCCAGTTCACGCTCCATCAGAATTACCCGAATCCGTTCAATCCGAGCACGACCATACAATTTGATCTTGCACAATCGGCTCGCGTGACCCTCAAGGTGTTTAACGTCCTCGGTGAAGAAGTCGCGACATTGTTAAACAGCTCGCCGCTTGAACCTGGTGTTCAAGCCGTGAACTTCGACGGCTCTTCGCTGGCTTCCGGCGTGTATTTATACCGTCTCGAAGTGAATGGGCTGATGCAATCCCGCAAAATGGTTTTGATGAAGTAG
- a CDS encoding DUF2892 domain-containing protein: protein MKVNVGSADKTIRIIVGLGLIAWGIFGKTWWGALGIIPLATALMGWCPLYTMCGANTCSTKPAK from the coding sequence ATGAAAGTCAACGTAGGTTCCGCGGACAAGACGATTCGCATTATTGTAGGTCTTGGCCTGATTGCCTGGGGCATCTTTGGCAAAACTTGGTGGGGCGCCTTGGGAATAATCCCCCTGGCTACCGCGCTGATGGGCTGGTGTCCGCTTTATACCATGTGCGGCGCGAACACTTGCTCGACCAAACCGGCCAAATAA
- a CDS encoding Crp/Fnr family transcriptional regulator, protein MNKLQILSIFDVFNNASPALRQAMLDEARVMEIAAGARVFNEGDACQVVPFIGSGGVRVFKHNGGRREVTLYHVSAGDSCVMTTSCVVNHQNYPASADATPGGPLIFVYYTPQQMREWIETFPEMRAHVNAMMHKRMVHLLGLIEELTFTRMDRRIASFLLQKFTGSGFSQSLEITHGQIADELGSAREVVSRLLKELEKSGAVELGRGRVRMTNENMLRVYAGQSSRYVSSSRFSD, encoded by the coding sequence ATGAACAAGCTGCAAATTCTCTCTATTTTCGATGTGTTCAATAACGCATCTCCGGCGCTCAGGCAGGCCATGCTCGACGAAGCACGAGTCATGGAGATTGCCGCCGGCGCCCGCGTCTTTAACGAAGGTGACGCCTGTCAGGTTGTTCCGTTCATTGGGTCGGGCGGTGTGAGGGTCTTCAAGCACAATGGCGGCCGACGTGAAGTCACCCTCTATCACGTTTCCGCGGGCGACAGTTGTGTGATGACGACATCGTGTGTGGTGAATCATCAGAACTATCCGGCCAGTGCTGATGCGACGCCCGGCGGTCCTCTGATATTTGTCTACTACACACCGCAGCAGATGCGAGAGTGGATAGAGACCTTTCCGGAGATGCGGGCTCATGTGAACGCAATGATGCACAAGCGAATGGTGCATTTACTGGGCTTGATCGAGGAACTCACGTTTACGCGCATGGACAGGCGCATTGCATCATTTTTGCTGCAAAAGTTCACCGGTTCGGGTTTTTCGCAAAGTCTTGAAATTACCCATGGACAGATTGCCGATGAACTTGGGTCTGCACGCGAAGTCGTGAGCAGATTGCTGAAAGAGCTCGAAAAATCCGGCGCGGTTGAGCTGGGAAGAGGCCGCGTGCGCATGACCAATGAAAACATGCTCCGCGTTTATGCAGGCCAATCGTCCCGATATGTGAGTTCGTCACGGTTTTCGGATTAG
- a CDS encoding Crp/Fnr family transcriptional regulator gives MDSHEILSQFDFYRNASGALQKEVLARAQYAVLEGGVEVYREGETCQRIAFVGDGSIRVFKRHDGGREITLYHVRQAESCILTTSCVLTGKRYPATAVVEAEHAVEAVVLPPEHFHRWVHEHQVFRDYVFTMMSQRMSDMMSLIEEITFGKMDNRIAHFLIEKFTGEGTFLRSIHITHEQIADELGTAREVVSRLLKEFEKAGALELGRGRVRMTNERLLRAFAGELA, from the coding sequence ATGGATTCCCACGAAATACTTTCACAGTTCGATTTCTACCGCAATGCCTCAGGTGCGCTTCAGAAGGAAGTGCTTGCGCGCGCGCAATATGCCGTACTCGAGGGAGGAGTGGAAGTCTATCGTGAGGGCGAGACCTGCCAACGCATCGCATTTGTCGGTGACGGCAGCATTCGCGTGTTCAAGCGCCATGACGGTGGCCGTGAGATTACCTTGTATCATGTTCGGCAGGCGGAATCCTGTATTTTAACCACGTCTTGTGTCTTAACAGGCAAACGCTACCCCGCAACCGCGGTTGTGGAAGCCGAGCATGCGGTGGAGGCTGTGGTGCTTCCTCCTGAGCACTTTCACCGCTGGGTGCATGAGCATCAGGTGTTCAGGGATTACGTTTTTACGATGATGAGTCAGCGAATGTCGGACATGATGTCGCTGATTGAGGAGATTACGTTTGGCAAAATGGACAATCGGATAGCGCACTTCCTGATTGAAAAATTCACCGGTGAAGGAACATTCTTGCGAAGCATCCATATCACACACGAGCAGATTGCCGACGAACTTGGCACGGCCCGTGAAGTTGTGAGCCGGCTGCTCAAAGAGTTCGAAAAAGCGGGTGCACTGGAGCTCGGTCGTGGTCGCGTGCGCATGACCAACGAACGGCTTTTGCGTGCATTTGCGGGAGAGTTGGCATAG
- a CDS encoding replication-associated recombination protein A, producing the protein MSLISHSPLAERMRPQSFDEYVGQEHLLGEGALLTRLVKSGSIPSLIFWGDPGTGKTTLARLLAKTLDYVFVQVSAVATGVPELRKQLEAATLRRKGGQRTLLFVDEIHRWSKSQQDALLHAVEDGTVTLLGATTENPSFEVISPLLSRARVLRLNPLSADHLRELLNRALSKDEELRGENIDIDEEGVAALLTLSGGDARTLFNSLELASQIATPVDGRKLIDRVLLEKAVLRRLPRYDKAGDRHYDTISAFIKSVRASDPDAALYYMARMLEAGEDPLFIARRLIILASEDIGNANPNGLVLATSCFQAVHAIGMPEARIVLSQCATYLACSPKSNAAYVGIDKALEAVRQESSPAAVPIHLRNPVTGLMKREGYGQGYIYPHDRPGHFVETDNLPQEHRDTNFYEPSDQGREQELSERLTRWWSRRRKP; encoded by the coding sequence ATGTCCTTGATCAGCCACTCGCCGCTGGCCGAACGAATGCGCCCGCAGTCGTTCGACGAATATGTCGGGCAGGAACACCTGCTCGGGGAGGGGGCGCTCCTTACACGTCTAGTGAAGTCGGGCTCGATTCCCAGCCTGATTTTCTGGGGAGATCCCGGAACAGGCAAGACGACGCTGGCCCGGCTCCTGGCCAAGACGCTCGACTACGTATTCGTTCAGGTTTCTGCTGTGGCGACAGGTGTGCCGGAGCTAAGAAAGCAGCTGGAGGCCGCAACTCTCCGCCGAAAGGGCGGCCAACGTACTCTCCTGTTTGTGGACGAAATTCACCGCTGGTCAAAGTCCCAGCAGGATGCCCTGCTTCATGCCGTTGAGGACGGAACGGTAACGCTCCTCGGAGCCACGACCGAAAACCCGTCCTTTGAAGTTATTTCGCCTCTCTTGTCCCGAGCCCGAGTTTTGCGCTTGAATCCGCTTTCAGCGGACCATCTCAGGGAACTACTTAACCGTGCATTGAGTAAGGATGAGGAGCTTAGGGGGGAAAACATCGATATTGATGAAGAGGGAGTTGCCGCACTGCTGACCCTTTCCGGAGGCGACGCTCGCACACTATTTAATTCTCTTGAACTTGCGAGCCAAATCGCAACGCCTGTGGACGGTCGCAAGCTCATTGACCGTGTCCTGCTTGAAAAAGCGGTTCTGAGGCGCCTTCCTCGGTACGACAAGGCGGGCGACCGGCATTACGATACCATCTCCGCTTTTATAAAATCGGTACGTGCAAGTGACCCGGATGCGGCGCTCTATTACATGGCGCGGATGCTGGAGGCTGGTGAAGACCCGTTGTTTATAGCGCGAAGATTAATTATCTTAGCAAGCGAAGATATTGGCAATGCCAATCCCAACGGGCTGGTTCTTGCGACATCCTGCTTCCAGGCGGTTCATGCGATCGGGATGCCAGAGGCTCGTATTGTCTTGTCACAGTGTGCGACCTACCTTGCCTGTTCGCCCAAGTCGAATGCCGCCTATGTGGGGATTGACAAGGCGCTTGAGGCGGTTCGGCAGGAAAGCAGTCCGGCTGCGGTTCCCATACATTTGCGCAATCCTGTCACTGGACTCATGAAGCGCGAGGGGTACGGCCAAGGTTACATATATCCTCATGACCGGCCGGGACACTTTGTCGAGACTGACAATCTTCCCCAAGAGCATCGCGACACAAATTTTTATGAGCCGAGTGACCAGGGCCGCGAACAGGAGTTATCCGAACGGCTGACGCGCTGGTGGTCACGGCGGCGAAAGCCTTAA
- a CDS encoding SPASM domain-containing protein, with the protein MKPLPVLEKSQVTTEVLKKWPLEYIRHLHVEMGQQCNVRCSMCYQVDFSPATRLPDVVWKEHLAPAYGHLSSLTMQGGEPTVLPNCRDLLQNIVKNHPQISLDTVTNGVQWKGLWEDAFLAQGSCVNFSLNAISRELYENIVQFGRYDEVVGNIDRMVHRKRQTSSQVILRTSTVVLAETIHELPRFIEWSAEHGLDQVIFHTDTVLSAKPGDGKRVQGFIGEAYEMAERHPEINVLSLNEFDWFYSVSHRIDPVRPRALFSRPRGACPLAFDTLFVSYTGLARPCCKSWFRFGNLKAKPVEEVWNSRAAMLFRSRMLSGDFRDCTTVCDLNTHPINQGYSDARRFYWLVKSEPRQVRAKVARKLGLTSAQHN; encoded by the coding sequence ATGAAGCCGTTGCCGGTCTTGGAAAAATCGCAAGTCACGACCGAAGTTCTGAAGAAGTGGCCGCTGGAATACATTCGCCATTTGCATGTTGAAATGGGACAGCAATGCAATGTCAGGTGTTCCATGTGCTATCAGGTGGACTTTTCTCCCGCGACAAGATTGCCTGATGTTGTCTGGAAAGAACATCTTGCCCCGGCATACGGCCACTTGTCGAGCTTGACAATGCAAGGTGGAGAACCGACCGTCTTGCCAAATTGCAGGGATCTCCTGCAGAATATTGTCAAGAATCATCCTCAGATTTCGCTGGATACTGTGACCAACGGTGTTCAATGGAAAGGTCTCTGGGAGGACGCGTTTCTAGCGCAGGGCAGTTGCGTGAATTTCAGTTTGAACGCGATTTCGCGCGAGCTTTACGAAAACATTGTCCAGTTTGGCCGGTACGACGAAGTCGTTGGTAATATAGACAGAATGGTACACCGAAAGCGGCAAACGTCGTCGCAAGTAATTCTTCGGACGAGCACCGTTGTTCTTGCGGAGACGATACACGAATTGCCGCGATTCATCGAATGGTCGGCAGAGCACGGGCTCGACCAGGTTATCTTTCACACGGACACTGTTCTTTCCGCAAAGCCGGGTGACGGCAAGCGGGTTCAAGGCTTCATTGGAGAAGCCTATGAAATGGCCGAGCGCCATCCTGAAATCAACGTACTTTCCCTCAACGAATTTGACTGGTTCTATTCAGTCTCGCATCGAATTGACCCTGTTCGGCCACGAGCGTTATTCTCCCGCCCAAGAGGGGCATGTCCGTTGGCTTTTGACACGCTGTTTGTTTCTTACACCGGACTTGCGCGACCCTGTTGCAAGTCTTGGTTTCGCTTTGGAAATCTGAAAGCGAAGCCGGTGGAGGAGGTCTGGAATAGCCGGGCGGCCATGCTGTTTCGGTCGCGGATGCTTAGTGGAGACTTCCGCGATTGCACGACCGTCTGCGATCTTAACACACACCCCATTAATCAGGGATACTCCGATGCCCGGCGGTTCTACTGGCTTGTGAAATCTGAACCTCGACAGGTAAGGGCAAAGGTCGCGCGAAAGCTCGGGTTGACCAGTGCTCAGCACAACTAG
- a CDS encoding AAA family ATPase: MADAYIFKSCWNNGCQLEVQGEHAGKEYSSRISNQSDYMTKTPPNPDKIREEIGEFLKERYGENVAVADYDLNVPHEGTETKPRGSSLDGIDFSLRPTELEAYLKQYVVHQDEAVEILATKICTHFHRRKWEIEHPSDEPSVGRIKSNILMIGPTGVGKTYIVKLIAEKLGVPFVKGDATKFSETGYVGGDVDDLVRDLVREAGGDISLAEFGIIYVDEIDKIAAAGNMVGPDVSRTGVQRALLKLMEDTDVDMRTPHDLASQMEAVMETQRRGKAVRKKVSTKNMLFIMSGAFAGLPDIIRRRLAKGTMGFSRATEIPTADAELIRRANTTDLMQYGFESEFVGRLPVVAQLTDLSEEALYDVLRNPHSAVIQGKKRDFAAYGIELDFNDEALREIARRAHALGIGARGLTSIVERALIKFEKLLPSSTIRKLMVTVDLIENPQRNAEDLLITDAVNTFQRSFLEKHGLILEIPPASQQWIRNHLDKDPVQLVFKLQQMFTNYEYGLKLAGRQNLEVTPEVLAAPEQYLDAMIKKAYVERGEG, encoded by the coding sequence TTGGCGGATGCTTATATTTTCAAGAGTTGCTGGAACAACGGCTGTCAGCTTGAGGTTCAAGGTGAACATGCCGGCAAGGAATACTCCTCCCGGATTTCAAATCAATCAGACTATATGACCAAAACTCCTCCAAACCCCGATAAGATTCGGGAAGAAATCGGCGAGTTCCTCAAGGAGCGCTATGGCGAAAATGTTGCCGTCGCCGACTACGATCTTAACGTACCCCACGAGGGAACAGAGACAAAGCCGCGGGGATCAAGTCTAGACGGAATAGATTTCAGCCTCCGGCCGACAGAACTTGAAGCCTACCTGAAGCAATATGTCGTTCATCAGGACGAAGCGGTAGAGATACTGGCGACGAAGATTTGTACACACTTTCATCGCCGCAAATGGGAAATTGAGCACCCGTCCGATGAACCCTCGGTTGGCCGTATCAAATCCAACATACTGATGATTGGTCCGACAGGCGTCGGTAAGACATATATCGTCAAGCTCATTGCCGAGAAGCTTGGCGTGCCTTTCGTAAAGGGAGATGCAACGAAATTCTCAGAAACAGGTTACGTGGGCGGCGATGTGGATGACCTCGTTCGCGACCTTGTCCGCGAGGCTGGAGGAGACATTTCGTTGGCCGAATTTGGCATTATCTATGTGGACGAGATAGACAAGATTGCCGCGGCTGGAAACATGGTCGGACCGGACGTTTCTCGCACGGGAGTACAACGTGCGTTGTTGAAGCTCATGGAAGACACAGACGTGGACATGCGGACACCGCACGATCTTGCCAGCCAGATGGAAGCAGTCATGGAAACACAGAGGCGTGGCAAAGCAGTGCGCAAGAAAGTCTCGACCAAAAACATGCTGTTTATCATGTCTGGAGCGTTTGCTGGTCTTCCCGATATTATACGTCGCAGGCTTGCGAAAGGTACGATGGGATTTTCCCGTGCGACGGAGATTCCCACGGCCGATGCTGAACTGATTCGGCGCGCAAACACGACGGACTTGATGCAGTACGGATTTGAATCCGAATTCGTCGGGCGGTTGCCGGTTGTGGCGCAGCTGACCGACTTGAGCGAGGAAGCTCTCTACGACGTCCTGCGCAATCCGCACTCGGCGGTTATACAAGGCAAGAAGCGCGACTTCGCGGCCTATGGAATAGAGCTCGATTTCAACGATGAAGCTTTGCGTGAAATAGCGCGTCGTGCGCACGCCTTGGGAATAGGGGCTCGGGGATTGACCTCAATCGTTGAACGAGCACTCATTAAATTTGAGAAGCTGCTGCCTTCCTCGACTATCCGCAAGTTGATGGTAACGGTAGACCTCATTGAGAATCCGCAACGAAATGCCGAGGATTTGCTGATAACAGATGCCGTGAACACATTCCAACGGAGTTTTCTGGAGAAACATGGCTTGATACTTGAGATTCCGCCGGCTTCCCAGCAGTGGATTCGAAACCATCTTGATAAGGATCCTGTCCAGCTTGTGTTCAAATTGCAGCAGATGTTCACCAACTACGAATACGGATTGAAGCTTGCAGGTCGACAGAATCTCGAGGTGACGCCTGAAGTTTTGGCCGCTCCCGAACAGTATCTTGATGCCATGATCAAGAAAGCATATGTGGAACGTGGCGAAGGGTAA
- a CDS encoding ROK family protein, translating to MNSTRLALGIDIGGTNLKVGLVTETGKLIDKETTPTPRPRDLSAVVSALHVVVKSLCEKHAARPEGAGIGAPGVVDESMQTVLWAPNFNDWLGKPIRQKISEAIGVPAVMDNDVNNFAVGEHRWGAARNFKHFAACAMGTGLGGAIFIDGKLYRGARGAAGEMGFTIIAPEGPAILDRQGVVEAFVGRTAFDRLVDERFKTGEFPTPRRITELAAQGEPRAREIHDILARQLSEAAATWVHLLNPEAIIIGGGTTHQAEYFFDRFKYHLRKRALPPHTELLKILPGQLGYYAGMLGAAALWFEQSL from the coding sequence ATGAACTCTACACGGCTCGCTCTCGGCATTGATATCGGCGGCACCAATTTGAAAGTTGGCCTGGTCACCGAAACCGGAAAACTGATTGACAAGGAAACCACTCCGACTCCGAGGCCGCGTGACTTGAGCGCTGTGGTCAGCGCTCTTCACGTCGTTGTGAAATCACTTTGCGAAAAGCACGCTGCACGACCTGAAGGAGCCGGAATTGGCGCACCCGGAGTTGTCGATGAGTCCATGCAAACGGTTCTGTGGGCACCCAATTTCAACGATTGGCTGGGGAAACCTATTCGCCAGAAGATTTCTGAGGCCATCGGCGTTCCGGCAGTCATGGATAATGACGTAAACAACTTTGCCGTAGGAGAACATCGCTGGGGTGCCGCACGCAACTTCAAGCATTTCGCCGCGTGTGCCATGGGCACAGGATTAGGCGGCGCGATTTTCATTGACGGCAAACTCTATCGCGGTGCGCGCGGCGCTGCCGGAGAAATGGGGTTCACAATTATCGCTCCAGAAGGACCTGCGATTCTCGACCGCCAAGGTGTCGTAGAGGCATTTGTCGGACGGACTGCGTTCGACCGGCTTGTGGATGAACGCTTCAAGACCGGTGAATTTCCGACACCCCGCCGGATTACTGAGCTGGCCGCACAAGGTGAACCGCGAGCAAGGGAGATTCACGATATTCTCGCCCGGCAGCTGTCTGAAGCGGCCGCAACATGGGTCCACCTGCTAAATCCGGAAGCTATCATCATCGGCGGCGGGACGACTCACCAGGCCGAGTACTTCTTCGATCGTTTCAAATACCATTTACGGAAACGTGCGCTTCCGCCGCATACGGAGCTTCTGAAAATTCTGCCCGGCCAACTCGGCTACTATGCCGGGATGCTCGGTGCAGCCGCACTTTGGTTTGAACAGTCTTTATAA